One region of Mucilaginibacter sp. 14171R-50 genomic DNA includes:
- a CDS encoding rhodanese-like domain-containing protein: MIVHQFYDKGLAHASYAIIRSGRMVVIDPARDPQPYYDFAALHNADITGVIETHPHADFVSSHLEIHQTTGAVIYVSKLAGAGYPHESFDDGDVISLDDIKLKAMNTPGHSPDSICILLEDENGRDCAVFTGDTLFAGDVGRPDLRENAGNITAKKEELARQMYHSTREKLMVLPADVTVYPAHGPGSLCGKSMSPDLQTTIGKELRENYALQLMDEMAFVKTLTADQPFMPKYFGYDVELNKTGAPNFEESIGMVNRPSKSIPLEKGALVIDTRTKDVYRAGHVKSSINLQDAEKFETWLGSVIGPDEQFYLIAGNDEELERMIAKTAKIGYEKNIIAAMLPPEVATERSPELKYDAFKAHPDNYTIIDVRNWAEIKAGKLFNNALTVPLPELRERISEIPADKAIVVHCAAGYRSAAAAGIVESKITGVPVYDLGEAINDWK, encoded by the coding sequence ATGATAGTTCACCAATTTTACGATAAGGGCCTCGCACATGCCTCGTACGCTATTATCCGCTCGGGCCGGATGGTTGTTATCGACCCTGCCCGCGATCCGCAGCCATACTATGACTTTGCCGCCCTGCATAACGCGGACATCACCGGCGTTATTGAAACACACCCCCACGCCGATTTTGTAAGTTCGCACCTGGAGATACATCAAACTACCGGCGCGGTAATTTATGTGAGCAAACTGGCCGGCGCCGGATACCCGCACGAAAGCTTTGACGACGGCGACGTGATATCCCTTGATGATATCAAACTTAAGGCTATGAACACCCCAGGCCATTCGCCCGATTCTATTTGTATTTTACTGGAGGACGAAAACGGTCGCGACTGTGCCGTATTTACCGGCGATACGCTTTTTGCCGGCGATGTGGGCCGGCCCGACCTGCGCGAGAACGCAGGTAACATTACCGCAAAAAAGGAGGAACTGGCCCGGCAAATGTACCATAGCACCCGCGAAAAGCTGATGGTGCTGCCCGCCGATGTTACGGTTTACCCCGCCCACGGTCCCGGCTCGCTATGTGGTAAAAGCATGAGCCCCGACCTGCAAACCACCATTGGCAAAGAACTGCGCGAAAATTACGCCCTCCAGCTGATGGACGAAATGGCATTTGTAAAAACCTTAACTGCCGACCAGCCCTTTATGCCAAAATATTTTGGTTATGATGTAGAGCTGAATAAAACCGGCGCGCCTAATTTTGAGGAAAGTATTGGCATGGTAAACCGGCCGTCGAAAAGTATCCCTTTGGAAAAAGGCGCTTTAGTTATTGATACCCGCACCAAAGATGTTTACCGCGCTGGCCACGTTAAAAGCTCGATCAACCTGCAGGACGCTGAAAAATTCGAGACTTGGCTGGGATCGGTGATAGGGCCTGATGAACAGTTTTATTTAATTGCCGGCAATGATGAGGAATTAGAGCGAATGATAGCCAAAACAGCTAAAATTGGTTACGAAAAAAACATAATTGCCGCGATGCTACCTCCTGAAGTCGCCACTGAGCGGTCGCCTGAGCTTAAATACGATGCTTTTAAAGCTCACCCGGATAACTACACCATTATTGACGTGCGCAATTGGGCCGAAATAAAGGCAGGCAAATTATTCAACAACGCCCTTACCGTTCCCTTGCCCGAGTTACGCGAGCGTATAAGCGAAATACCGGCCGATAAAGCCATAGTGGTGCACTGCGCCGCGGGTTACCGCTCGGCAGCGGCGGCAGGTATTGTCGAAAGTAAAATAACCGGCGTGCCGGTTTATGACCTTGGCGAAGCCATTAACGACTGGAAGTAA
- a CDS encoding GMC oxidoreductase, with amino-acid sequence MVYVNSNKLAANTFDAIVIGSGISGGWAAKELCGQGLKTLVLERGKDVVHLKDYPTATKNPWDFPHRGQLPLQVKQQNPIAERCYAFGEASEHFFVKDKEHPYVQDKPFDWIRGYQVGGKSLLWARQTQRWSKFDFEGPARDGFAVDWPIRYNDLAPWYTHVEQFAGISGNRDGLETLPDGDFLPPWQMNVVEKEIQKRIMAHYHDRDVIIGRCAHLTQPKEIHLQQGRGQCQARSLCERGCPFGGYFSSNSSTLPWAAKTGNLTLRPDSVVHSIIYDEKKQKAVGVRVIDAHTNKAIEYFARIIFVNAAALNSNLILLNSTSGRFPNGLGNDNGLLGKYVAFHNYRGSMTASFDGPMDSYYYGRRPTAVMMPNFRNVRKQETDFLRGYMTFYTATRPGWGHFTQGAPIGADYKNAIAEPGPWGIYMMMQGETIPKESNFVQLSRQQNDKWGIPQLRIAVDYDDNDEKLLKDFLVQGAEMLDKAGCKDIATNDSKQAPGLDIHEVGGIRMGHDPKTSLLNKWNQLHACPNVFVTDGACMTSTGTQNPSLTFMALTARAANYAVSSLKKGEV; translated from the coding sequence ATGGTATATGTAAATTCAAACAAGCTTGCGGCTAATACCTTTGATGCTATCGTGATAGGGTCTGGCATCAGCGGCGGCTGGGCCGCTAAAGAGCTTTGTGGCCAGGGCCTTAAAACTTTAGTGCTGGAACGCGGTAAAGATGTGGTGCATTTAAAGGATTATCCTACAGCGACAAAAAACCCCTGGGATTTTCCGCATCGGGGCCAATTGCCCTTGCAGGTTAAGCAGCAAAACCCCATTGCCGAAAGGTGTTATGCATTTGGCGAAGCGTCTGAACATTTTTTTGTTAAAGATAAGGAACACCCCTATGTGCAGGATAAACCCTTTGACTGGATACGCGGGTACCAGGTTGGCGGTAAATCGCTGCTTTGGGCACGGCAAACGCAGCGCTGGAGCAAATTTGATTTTGAAGGCCCCGCGCGCGACGGTTTCGCGGTAGACTGGCCCATACGCTATAACGACCTGGCGCCCTGGTACACCCACGTGGAGCAGTTTGCGGGTATAAGCGGTAACCGCGATGGCCTGGAAACACTGCCCGACGGCGACTTTTTGCCGCCATGGCAAATGAACGTGGTGGAAAAGGAGATCCAAAAGCGCATTATGGCCCATTACCATGACCGGGATGTTATCATTGGCCGCTGCGCGCATCTTACCCAACCCAAAGAAATACATTTGCAGCAGGGCAGGGGCCAGTGCCAGGCCCGCAGCCTGTGCGAACGGGGCTGCCCTTTCGGCGGATATTTCAGTTCTAACTCATCTACCCTACCCTGGGCCGCAAAAACAGGTAACTTAACCCTTCGGCCAGATTCGGTTGTACATTCCATCATTTACGACGAAAAAAAACAAAAGGCCGTTGGCGTAAGGGTGATAGATGCGCATACCAACAAAGCCATTGAGTATTTTGCCAGGATCATTTTTGTTAATGCCGCTGCTTTAAACAGCAACCTTATCCTGCTTAATTCAACATCGGGCCGCTTCCCCAATGGTTTAGGCAACGATAACGGCTTGCTGGGTAAATACGTTGCATTTCATAACTACCGCGGTTCTATGACGGCCAGTTTTGACGGGCCTATGGATAGTTATTATTACGGGCGCAGGCCAACAGCGGTGATGATGCCCAACTTCCGGAACGTACGTAAACAGGAGACGGACTTTTTGCGTGGTTATATGACGTTTTATACCGCAACACGCCCGGGCTGGGGCCATTTTACCCAAGGCGCACCCATTGGCGCGGACTACAAAAATGCCATTGCCGAACCCGGCCCATGGGGAATTTATATGATGATGCAGGGCGAAACCATACCTAAGGAAAGCAACTTTGTACAGCTAAGCCGCCAGCAAAACGATAAATGGGGCATACCGCAATTACGTATTGCCGTTGATTATGATGATAACGATGAAAAGCTGCTGAAAGACTTTTTGGTGCAAGGTGCCGAAATGCTGGACAAGGCAGGCTGCAAAGATATTGCCACTAATGATAGTAAACAGGCGCCGGGGCTTGATATTCACGAAGTGGGCGGCATACGCATGGGGCACGACCCTAAAACATCGTTACTGAACAAGTGGAACCAGTTGCACGCATGCCCAAATGTATTTGTAACTGATGGCGCATGTATGACGTCTACCGGTACGCAGAACCCTTCGCTTACCTTTATGGCCCTAACCGCGCGCGCTGCAAATTACGCTGTAAGCTCGCTGAAAAAAGGCGAAGTGTAG
- a CDS encoding arylesterase — MQNILFFGDSLTAGYGLGNAATQSFPALIGDKINALGLHYQIINAGLSGDTTIGGLSRLDYWLNKPVDVFVLELGINDLRKGTPAGSIAQNLQQIINRVKARYPQARLVLLGMEVPAFLGGHTALAFNGIYRKLAMDNQMAFVPFLLAGVAGVKHLNLWDRLHPSAEGYKVVAETVWPVIWEVL; from the coding sequence ATGCAAAATATATTATTTTTTGGTGATAGCCTCACAGCGGGCTATGGGCTTGGTAATGCCGCGACCCAATCGTTCCCGGCGCTTATCGGCGACAAAATAAACGCCCTGGGGCTTCACTATCAAATAATAAATGCCGGCCTTAGCGGCGATACTACAATAGGCGGCCTTTCCCGGTTGGATTATTGGCTAAATAAACCTGTTGATGTATTTGTGCTTGAATTAGGTATAAACGATTTACGCAAAGGCACGCCGGCTGGTAGTATTGCACAAAACCTGCAGCAAATAATTAACAGGGTTAAGGCCCGGTACCCGCAAGCCAGGCTGGTATTGCTGGGCATGGAGGTGCCTGCATTTTTGGGTGGCCATACGGCCCTCGCCTTTAACGGCATATACCGTAAGCTGGCAATGGATAACCAAATGGCTTTTGTGCCTTTTTTGCTGGCCGGCGTGGCTGGGGTTAAACACCTCAATTTATGGGACAGGCTGCACCCCTCGGCCGAAGGGTATAAGGTTGTGGCCGAAACCGTTTGGCCGGTGATATGGGAAGTGTTGTAA
- a CDS encoding TonB-dependent receptor yields the protein MKKVLSAITIIIVLSLNAGSLFAQGTGRISGKIIDQKTSETLIGATVNIEGTTKAAATDVEGHYVLGGLAPGKYTILVRYIGYQSKTVSDIEVKANANTPLDITVAPAESQALKEVVVRATYRQESVGALYAIQKNSVSISDGISSELIKKSPDRNTSDVLKRVSGATIQDNKFVVVRGLSDRYNTASLDGAPLPSTEPNRKAFSFDIVPSSLVDNIVISKTASPDMSGDFAGGSVQILTKDIPDQNFVTVGLGVGYNTQSTFKDFKSGYRSGIDYLGFDDGTRKLANNFPTTSQITLRQLPAKQNIQAINTLNNDYNVYTSKALPTQNYQLTIGNVKEIGENKNRFGTTVALTYRNAQTIVPDFIQQYDNFDYRSQQYKFSTNIGALANFAYSFGKSKITLKNLYNRVLDDQFTNRTGANTSTSSNDNRFYAFDLLEKALFKTTLEGEHGLGQKSSKLKWNLSYSNILNDQPDQKKVNYTQHNAGEDFIAQVTNLNKENARLFSHLNENIYSGKVDYNVPVNLFKQSTLKLGVSSQYRDRSFDARFIGLVLNTNDPNAEAIRMRPIQTLFGPNVIAAGLYNLDELQNLTDRYTANSTTSAGYAMLDSKIGDHVRVVYGLRAEKFDLNLLTKDPTAKAVNLDNLDLLPSVNFTYALTDKANLRASYYRTVARPEFRELALFSYYDYELLANQQGNPDLQRTIIDNADLRYEFYPSAGQIFSVSAFYKKFQNAIEPLIQDENSTTNITYFNSKSAYVYGFELEARKSLDFINGSNFFKNTTAYANLSINRSKVTNPTDGIPRLEKTRPLVGQSPYVINAGLQHTELNNKLSINVLYNRLGERIFFAGGGRFSSIYEKPRDMLDFQIGYKVIKSRGEIKFSGSDILNQRYNFVYQLDGKPYAPSGTGTTFKNYAMGSSYSLSFNYTF from the coding sequence GTGAAAAAAGTTTTATCTGCTATAACCATTATCATTGTTTTAAGCCTTAACGCAGGCAGTTTATTTGCACAAGGCACCGGCCGTATATCAGGCAAAATAATCGATCAGAAGACAAGCGAGACCTTAATTGGCGCCACCGTAAATATTGAGGGCACCACCAAAGCCGCCGCTACCGATGTAGAAGGCCATTATGTATTGGGCGGGCTTGCCCCGGGCAAATACACCATATTGGTGCGTTACATTGGCTATCAAAGCAAAACCGTATCTGATATCGAGGTGAAGGCAAACGCCAATACCCCGCTTGATATTACCGTAGCGCCGGCCGAGTCGCAGGCGCTTAAAGAGGTGGTGGTGCGCGCCACTTACCGCCAGGAGTCGGTAGGGGCTTTATATGCCATTCAAAAAAACAGTGTTTCCATATCTGATGGTATCTCGTCAGAACTGATCAAAAAATCGCCCGACCGCAACACCAGCGACGTGCTTAAACGCGTAAGCGGCGCTACCATACAAGATAATAAGTTTGTTGTAGTGCGCGGCTTAAGCGACAGGTATAACACCGCATCGCTTGACGGTGCGCCGCTGCCCAGCACCGAGCCCAACCGTAAAGCGTTCTCGTTTGATATTGTACCCTCAAGCCTGGTAGATAATATCGTTATCAGCAAAACCGCCAGCCCTGATATGTCCGGCGATTTTGCAGGCGGCAGCGTACAGATATTGACCAAAGATATCCCCGACCAAAACTTTGTAACCGTAGGCCTTGGTGTGGGCTACAATACCCAAAGCACTTTTAAAGATTTTAAAAGCGGCTACCGCAGCGGTATTGATTATTTGGGTTTTGACGATGGTACCCGCAAACTGGCAAACAATTTTCCGACTACCAGCCAGATCACCTTAAGGCAGTTGCCTGCTAAGCAGAATATACAGGCTATCAACACCCTTAATAACGATTATAACGTTTACACATCTAAAGCATTACCTACGCAAAACTACCAGTTGACCATTGGCAACGTAAAGGAAATAGGCGAAAACAAAAACCGCTTTGGTACCACCGTTGCGCTAACTTACCGCAACGCGCAAACCATTGTGCCCGACTTTATACAACAGTACGATAACTTTGATTATCGCAGCCAGCAGTATAAGTTTTCGACCAATATTGGGGCGTTGGCAAACTTTGCCTACAGCTTTGGCAAAAGTAAGATCACTTTAAAAAACTTGTATAACCGCGTTTTAGACGATCAGTTTACGAACCGTACCGGTGCCAACACCAGCACCTCGTCAAACGATAACCGTTTTTACGCTTTCGACCTTTTAGAGAAAGCGTTGTTTAAAACAACTTTAGAGGGCGAGCACGGCCTGGGGCAAAAAAGCTCTAAGTTAAAATGGAACCTGAGCTACAGCAATATACTTAACGACCAACCCGACCAAAAGAAAGTAAACTATACGCAACACAACGCCGGCGAAGACTTTATTGCACAGGTAACCAACTTGAATAAAGAGAACGCCCGCTTGTTCTCGCACCTTAACGAAAATATTTACTCGGGTAAGGTTGATTATAACGTACCGGTAAACCTGTTTAAACAAAGCACGCTTAAACTGGGTGTAAGCTCGCAGTACCGCGACAGGTCCTTCGACGCCCGGTTTATTGGCCTGGTGCTAAACACCAACGACCCCAATGCCGAGGCGATAAGGATGCGCCCGATACAAACCTTGTTTGGCCCAAATGTGATAGCCGCAGGTTTATACAACCTTGATGAATTGCAAAACCTGACAGACAGGTACACCGCCAATAGTACAACCAGCGCTGGCTATGCCATGCTGGATAGCAAAATTGGCGATCATGTGCGTGTGGTGTACGGTTTAAGGGCCGAAAAATTTGACCTTAACCTGCTAACCAAAGACCCTACTGCCAAAGCGGTTAACCTGGATAACCTTGATCTGTTGCCATCAGTAAACTTTACCTATGCGTTAACAGATAAAGCTAATTTAAGGGCATCATACTACCGTACCGTGGCGCGCCCCGAGTTCAGGGAGCTTGCGTTGTTCTCATATTACGATTACGAATTGCTGGCCAACCAGCAGGGTAACCCTGATTTGCAGCGCACGATAATAGACAATGCCGACCTGCGTTACGAATTTTATCCTTCGGCAGGGCAAATATTTTCGGTATCCGCATTCTATAAAAAGTTCCAGAACGCGATTGAGCCGCTGATACAGGACGAGAACTCGACTACCAACATCACCTACTTTAACTCTAAGTCGGCTTATGTGTATGGTTTTGAGTTGGAGGCCCGCAAATCGCTTGATTTTATTAACGGCAGCAATTTCTTTAAAAATACCACGGCTTATGCCAACCTTTCTATAAACCGTTCAAAAGTAACCAACCCTACCGATGGTATACCACGTTTAGAAAAGACCCGTCCGTTGGTTGGGCAATCGCCTTACGTAATAAACGCGGGCCTGCAGCATACCGAGTTGAATAACAAACTATCAATTAACGTGCTTTATAACCGCCTGGGCGAAAGGATATTTTTTGCAGGCGGCGGCAGGTTCTCGAGCATCTACGAGAAACCGCGTGATATGCTGGATTTTCAGATAGGCTACAAGGTTATTAAAAGCCGCGGTGAAATTAAGTTTAGCGGCAGCGACATCCTTAACCAGCGCTACAATTTTGTTTACCAGCTTGATGGCAAACCATACGCACCATCAGGTACCGGCACCACTTTTAAAAATTATGCAATGGGTTCAAGTTACTCATTATCATTTAATTACACATTTTAA
- a CDS encoding helix-turn-helix domain-containing protein, which produces MSDEAVVKRIKVIVKEHGGQLALANAIGVDQGFISKVINQKQDVSYYLIRKLCFQLKYSPEWLILGTGEKMIHKPDSAKLITEIQMLRTEVDILHARMRAYELELQELKQQGVAGRQKAG; this is translated from the coding sequence ATGTCTGATGAAGCAGTTGTAAAACGGATAAAGGTTATCGTTAAAGAACATGGCGGCCAGCTGGCCCTTGCCAATGCCATTGGGGTAGATCAGGGTTTTATTAGTAAGGTTATTAACCAAAAGCAGGATGTGAGCTATTACCTGATTCGTAAACTGTGTTTCCAGCTAAAGTACTCGCCCGAGTGGCTGATACTGGGCACGGGCGAAAAAATGATACACAAGCCCGATTCGGCCAAGCTGATAACCGAGATACAAATGCTGCGTACCGAGGTGGATATACTGCACGCCCGCATGCGTGCCTACGAACTGGAACTGCAGGAATTAAAGCAGCAAGGCGTGGCCGGGCGCCAAAAAGCTGGTTGA
- a CDS encoding M12 family metallopeptidase has product MRKRYLIAMLIACMASACTKTPEGDITSPSNNSPAGADASDQELLANTASDEQNESDFATDDAIPKVCVDKFTSSQPIVLDEEDDEVSKKGVFVKGTKWPKGKTLKVYFINGSDFLRNKVIFYARKWANHTTLHFVVTNKKSESNIRVGFKINKDHGSWSLLGTDAEKYKAYQTMNFGWFNKHTEDKEFSRTVVHEFGHAIGLGHEQLSPVADIPWDKPAVYDYYTGPPNNWTRKQVDHNIFDKYKKHDVRNTKFDPESIMQYPVPKEFTTDGSSIGYNYYLSDKDKKFIARVYPD; this is encoded by the coding sequence ATGCGTAAAAGATATCTGATAGCCATGCTGATAGCTTGTATGGCATCTGCATGTACCAAAACACCCGAAGGTGATATTACATCACCATCAAATAACAGCCCCGCCGGTGCCGATGCGTCGGACCAGGAGTTACTGGCAAACACCGCTTCTGATGAACAAAACGAATCTGATTTTGCCACAGACGACGCTATCCCAAAAGTTTGCGTGGATAAGTTTACAAGTAGCCAGCCTATTGTATTAGATGAGGAGGATGATGAAGTAAGCAAAAAAGGCGTTTTTGTAAAAGGTACCAAGTGGCCAAAAGGCAAAACGCTTAAAGTATATTTTATAAACGGCAGCGACTTTTTACGCAACAAGGTAATTTTTTACGCCCGGAAATGGGCCAACCATACTACCCTGCATTTTGTGGTTACCAACAAAAAGTCCGAATCGAACATACGTGTAGGCTTCAAGATCAACAAAGACCATGGTTCATGGTCATTGCTGGGTACCGACGCCGAAAAATATAAGGCTTACCAAACCATGAATTTTGGATGGTTTAACAAACACACCGAGGATAAGGAATTTAGCCGTACCGTAGTGCACGAATTTGGCCATGCCATTGGCCTGGGCCACGAGCAGCTAAGCCCGGTAGCTGATATCCCCTGGGATAAACCGGCGGTTTACGATTATTACACCGGCCCGCCAAACAATTGGACAAGAAAACAGGTAGACCATAACATTTTTGATAAATATAAAAAGCACGATGTACGCAACACCAAGTTCGACCCGGAATCGATTATGCAATACCCTGTACCAAAAGAATTTACTACAGACGGTTCGTCGATAGGTTATAATTACTACCTGAGCGATAAGGATAAAAAGTTTATCGCCAGGGTATATCCGGATTAA
- the pruA gene encoding L-glutamate gamma-semialdehyde dehydrogenase, giving the protein MLKGFFNVPAPVNEPVLNYGPRSVERAALKAALTEARSKQADIPMYIGGNEVRTGKLKELRPPHDHQHLLGTFHYGDKTHITAAIDAALAAKADWENLPWEQRAAIFLKAADLLAGPYRYKINAATMLGQSKNAYQAEIDSACEFIDFLRFNVQYMTEIYQQQPPVSGKGVWNRVEQRPLEGFVFALTPFNFTAIAGNLPTSAAMMGNVVVWKPADTQVYAANVIMQVLIEAGLPAGVLNLIYAPGPEVGDVVFNHPDFAGIHFTGSTGVFQNIWQTIGNNIHKYKTYPRIVGETGGKDFVLAHPSANADAVAVALLRGAFEYQGQKCSAASRAYIPANLWPAVKEHMVREMATFKMGPTEDFENFINAVITEASFDKLAKYIDAAKTDDSVEIVAGGKYDKSKGWFIEPTVLKVNDPYYVTMCEELFGPVLTVYVYDDSEWSNILDIVDKTSIYALTGAILSQDRYAIAEATQRLRNAAGNFYINDKPTGAVVGQQPFGGARGSGTNDKAGSMINLLRWVSPRTIKETFDPPTDYRYPFLTAEV; this is encoded by the coding sequence ATGTTAAAAGGATTTTTTAACGTTCCGGCACCGGTAAACGAGCCCGTATTGAACTACGGCCCGCGCAGTGTGGAGCGCGCGGCGCTTAAAGCCGCTTTAACCGAGGCACGCTCAAAACAGGCGGATATACCCATGTATATTGGCGGCAATGAGGTGCGTACAGGCAAGCTTAAAGAGCTGCGCCCACCTCATGATCATCAGCACTTATTAGGCACATTTCACTACGGCGATAAAACCCATATAACGGCGGCTATTGATGCAGCCCTGGCTGCCAAAGCCGATTGGGAAAACCTGCCATGGGAGCAGCGCGCGGCCATATTTTTAAAAGCTGCCGACCTGCTTGCCGGCCCATACCGTTATAAAATAAACGCGGCTACCATGCTTGGCCAAAGCAAGAACGCTTACCAGGCCGAGATAGATTCGGCCTGCGAGTTCATCGACTTTTTGCGCTTTAACGTGCAATACATGACCGAAATTTACCAGCAGCAGCCCCCGGTATCGGGTAAGGGCGTATGGAACCGCGTAGAACAGCGCCCACTTGAAGGTTTTGTGTTCGCGCTTACGCCATTTAACTTTACGGCCATAGCGGGCAACTTGCCAACATCGGCAGCCATGATGGGTAACGTGGTGGTGTGGAAGCCTGCCGATACGCAGGTGTATGCTGCCAACGTAATTATGCAGGTTTTAATTGAAGCAGGCCTGCCGGCTGGTGTTCTCAACCTGATATACGCACCCGGCCCCGAGGTTGGCGATGTGGTATTTAACCATCCCGATTTTGCCGGGATCCACTTTACAGGCTCAACCGGTGTTTTCCAGAACATCTGGCAAACCATTGGCAACAACATCCATAAATACAAAACCTACCCGCGCATTGTGGGCGAAACCGGCGGTAAAGACTTTGTGCTTGCCCACCCAAGCGCCAATGCTGATGCCGTTGCGGTAGCCTTGCTGCGCGGCGCTTTTGAATACCAGGGGCAAAAATGCTCGGCTGCTTCAAGGGCTTATATACCAGCAAACTTGTGGCCCGCTGTTAAAGAGCACATGGTACGCGAGATGGCTACCTTTAAAATGGGCCCTACCGAAGATTTTGAGAACTTTATTAATGCCGTTATCACTGAAGCATCGTTTGATAAACTGGCAAAATATATTGATGCGGCAAAAACCGACGACAGCGTTGAGATTGTTGCAGGCGGCAAGTACGATAAATCAAAGGGCTGGTTTATTGAGCCTACCGTTTTAAAGGTTAACGACCCGTACTATGTAACCATGTGCGAAGAACTGTTTGGCCCGGTATTAACCGTGTATGTTTACGATGACAGCGAGTGGAGCAACATACTGGATATTGTAGATAAAACATCTATTTACGCGTTAACAGGTGCCATTTTATCGCAAGATCGGTATGCCATTGCCGAGGCTACACAACGCCTGCGCAACGCTGCGGGTAACTTCTACATAAACGATAAGCCAACCGGTGCAGTTGTTGGTCAGCAGCCATTTGGCGGCGCCCGTGGTTCGGGTACTAACGATAAAGCCGGATCAATGATCAATCTGCTGCGTTGGGTATCGCCAAGAACGATAAAGGAAACCTTTGACCCGCCAACGGATTACAGGTACCCATTTTTAACGGCCGAGGTTTAA
- the can gene encoding carbonate dehydratase codes for MSNHIHETNHISYESLLEGNKNFVANALKEDPEYFTTLANGQKPPVLWIGCADSRVPANQITNTKPGEIFVHRNIANMVIHTDMNMLSVLDYAVNVLQVKHVIVTGHYGCGGVLASMTNKQFGLIDNWLRHIKDVYRVHAAELDAIEDESKRGDRLVELNVIENVSNLCKTSIVQNAWANGQELNVHGWVYSLATGIITDMKVSTHNNLKMDEVFRFEK; via the coding sequence ATGTCTAACCATATACACGAAACCAACCACATTAGCTACGAGAGCCTTTTAGAGGGCAATAAAAACTTTGTGGCCAACGCTTTAAAAGAAGACCCCGAGTACTTTACCACGCTTGCAAACGGGCAAAAACCGCCGGTGTTGTGGATAGGCTGCGCCGATAGCCGGGTGCCTGCCAACCAGATAACCAATACCAAGCCAGGCGAGATATTTGTGCACCGCAATATTGCCAATATGGTGATACACACGGATATGAATATGCTTAGCGTATTAGATTACGCCGTGAACGTTTTGCAGGTAAAGCATGTTATTGTAACAGGGCACTATGGCTGCGGCGGCGTACTGGCCAGCATGACCAATAAACAATTCGGCCTGATAGACAACTGGCTGCGCCACATAAAAGATGTTTATCGTGTGCATGCTGCCGAGCTTGATGCGATTGAAGACGAATCCAAACGCGGCGACCGCCTGGTTGAACTGAACGTGATAGAGAACGTAAGCAACCTCTGCAAAACATCTATTGTACAAAACGCCTGGGCAAACGGGCAGGAGCTAAACGTACACGGCTGGGTGTACAGCCTTGCCACCGGTATTATTACCGATATGAAGGTAAGCACCCATAATAACCTGAAAATGGACGAGGTGTTCAGGTTTGAGAAATAG
- a CDS encoding YoaK family protein yields the protein MLRQSKNDRTLKENLLLASSTAAVAGITNVVGMVAFLAFTSNITGHVANLARHIVEQNFAQIIIFLVWLFMFFAGAFVSSFIIRSYEERSYYRAHSAPVIIEIIILLFVAIYGHNFYEETQTEREIVIAAILFSMGLQNSMVSIVSGGLIKSSHLTGLFTDLGGDISDWYHPKSTKTEIVRNKIYIRLTVLGFYFLGGIIGGYFFNLYEFAIFYFIPLILLTILYYDLSTVARHKLMRFFSRKNAPVSK from the coding sequence ATGCTAAGGCAATCAAAAAACGACCGCACGCTTAAAGAAAACCTGTTGCTGGCATCGTCAACGGCGGCGGTAGCAGGCATTACCAACGTAGTGGGCATGGTGGCGTTCCTGGCGTTTACGTCAAATATTACCGGGCATGTGGCGAACCTCGCCCGGCATATTGTCGAGCAAAACTTCGCCCAGATAATTATATTCCTGGTGTGGCTGTTCATGTTTTTCGCTGGGGCGTTCGTGTCCAGCTTTATCATCCGGTCGTACGAAGAACGGAGCTACTACCGCGCGCATTCTGCACCGGTTATTATCGAAATTATCATTTTGTTATTTGTGGCCATATACGGCCATAATTTTTATGAAGAAACCCAAACCGAACGCGAAATTGTAATTGCCGCCATATTGTTCTCGATGGGTTTGCAAAACAGCATGGTATCTATTGTATCGGGCGGGCTCATCAAATCATCGCATTTAACGGGTTTATTTACCGACCTGGGCGGGGATATATCAGACTGGTATCACCCTAAATCAACCAAGACCGAAATAGTAAGAAATAAAATATACATCCGCTTAACAGTGCTTGGTTTTTATTTTTTAGGTGGCATAATTGGCGGATACTTCTTTAATTTGTACGAGTTTGCCATATTTTACTTTATACCCTTAATATTGCTCACGATATTATACTACGATTTATCAACAGTTGCCCGGCACAAATTGATGCGCTTTTTTTCGCGGAAGAATGCGCCGGTCAGTAAATAA